Proteins encoded in a region of the Mucispirillum schaedleri ASF457 genome:
- a CDS encoding polymorphic toxin type 44 domain-containing protein, producing MGIYTKLSTDDYKELEKKFILHCEADPKTTDYDLYVDNAGLLTFGIGFNIEGNPNWLVIAMLQKLSGLKSLEEIERIGYKSDVLSYSNGKYDNFIECCCKGSNSKLLNIIRRHKTDYKVLNNKKIPHLDKLSKEIQQLIEEYNKQDGIEKIPVKSFSFTFTEEEIDIIYNIGKKEYTNKLNIYLTEHNKPFNHMSIKETKLYISLLSFVYRYTDVSLRKCVNDFMHANRSRFLLWFTLRYNVLRFTKQYKRRLHESTLFGLIENQAVDTKKADIPATILDVFSYLNFFMASVDNTYLSYIKTNERCKIIDTKAVDDGLVLFNMQSRYDVIKNSLQTVDFIKDFFTDASYFKGQFLDNIIDFASHSTIFSIFTQFIKESFGEELKAKKGSEELFLLENIYVVECINKEKFLEVMSLKYSSLQAKCNVLLFLNSTSDIVNDISILQSKCPNVHFTIAVKAGYTYSFKVDKKSSSQTNIMLYSVKDGKYHPELLKDTFKAEKNSNEESRYEKNILLFSAEENNKLSGRLSNNANIFHITCETEEKIISKVKLYNFITDIYTGNIQVDMQGKEYEVSSDKSSGEFTVDVRLSILDEALKEEDINDKPYYMYVNKTGEIFESKISNGSASFYYNPEETNSNQKVLFSFNKADFASKKAANSKSLDFMLINKTDRKNKKAERTFNINLMDVFHNVIDKIELVNIDELSAKDDFFICEHHFNVHTSSEYIDKIQWGYFTIPLNKLNILYDKDKIVNYKEIEYINTGDCFHFTPSSIFNEEKRNQLHQNQEIVIVAAIYNKSLIFLKGFKGYNFYIIFPDKKPIFNKLQLSEKYTSYYGRSLYVINVENEAEYLYNKDPELCLKGNPKDDNIRKLYTFGIKIEADNYDNNFNHFSYGIAGLKWLKITIRTDLKSNYKKEDDNNREIWELSLKEACKEIIDKYKNNPLEIDFASFSTDKIEVTGNVSVIAASNSEVKKACDLKEYRYQGSIVYNEDKNTYYYVLNNSEQECAVILCPFIDNPVLEQGKYIQLGFDAVDVANYMAGEIENNLKSSVAQDIIRFSNPFYDMIPLYGTAQPYFLFYEAVKTDSFWDHKWQLSALFPSMGLSRRYHHVYRDKEIPYDVWSNIHFGVIGKYCRFSENTLLVGADIAQRISNRDDIKQLSNNMKDTLETIDNTKDIIQLIYNIKDIFKLMIPEGDSESDKSAIKLGFSLYNFYEQTNTIKADKILSYVISDNILMKQ from the coding sequence ATGGGCATTTATACAAAACTTTCAACAGATGATTATAAAGAGCTTGAGAAAAAATTTATCCTTCATTGTGAAGCAGACCCTAAAACAACAGATTATGATTTATATGTAGATAATGCAGGTTTACTAACCTTTGGTATTGGTTTTAATATAGAGGGCAATCCGAACTGGCTTGTTATAGCAATGCTTCAAAAACTTTCAGGCTTAAAGTCATTAGAAGAAATAGAAAGAATTGGTTATAAGAGCGATGTATTATCATACAGCAACGGAAAGTATGATAATTTTATAGAATGCTGTTGCAAAGGCAGTAATAGTAAACTATTAAATATTATCCGCAGACATAAAACAGATTATAAAGTATTAAATAATAAAAAAATTCCCCATCTAGACAAACTTAGTAAGGAAATCCAGCAACTAATAGAAGAATATAATAAACAAGATGGAATAGAGAAAATCCCTGTAAAATCTTTTTCCTTTACATTTACAGAGGAAGAAATAGATATTATATATAATATAGGTAAAAAAGAATATACTAATAAATTAAATATATATTTAACAGAGCACAATAAACCCTTTAATCACATGAGTATCAAAGAAACAAAACTGTATATATCACTGTTATCTTTTGTATATAGATATACAGATGTTAGTTTAAGAAAATGTGTAAATGATTTTATGCATGCAAATAGAAGCCGTTTTTTACTATGGTTTACATTAAGATATAATGTATTAAGGTTTACTAAGCAGTATAAAAGACGGCTGCATGAATCAACCTTGTTTGGTTTAATAGAAAATCAGGCAGTAGATACAAAAAAAGCAGATATTCCAGCAACAATACTTGATGTTTTTTCCTATTTAAATTTTTTTATGGCAAGTGTTGATAATACATATCTTAGTTATATAAAAACTAATGAGCGATGTAAAATAATAGATACAAAAGCTGTAGATGATGGGTTAGTATTATTTAATATGCAGTCAAGATATGATGTTATAAAAAATTCACTCCAAACAGTAGATTTTATAAAAGATTTTTTTACTGATGCATCATACTTTAAAGGTCAATTTTTGGATAATATAATAGATTTTGCATCACATAGCACTATTTTTTCAATATTTACCCAGTTTATAAAAGAGAGTTTTGGAGAAGAATTAAAAGCTAAAAAGGGCAGTGAAGAATTATTTTTATTAGAAAATATATATGTAGTAGAATGTATAAATAAAGAAAAGTTTTTAGAAGTGATGTCACTAAAATATTCATCATTACAGGCAAAGTGTAATGTATTGCTGTTTTTAAACAGCACATCAGATATAGTTAATGATATATCTATATTACAGTCTAAATGCCCAAATGTTCACTTTACAATAGCAGTAAAGGCAGGTTATACATATTCTTTTAAAGTAGATAAGAAGTCATCATCACAGACAAACATAATGTTATACAGTGTGAAAGATGGTAAATATCATCCAGAACTTTTAAAAGATACCTTTAAGGCAGAAAAAAATTCTAATGAAGAAAGCCGTTATGAAAAGAATATATTATTATTCAGTGCAGAAGAAAATAATAAATTATCAGGCAGATTAAGTAATAATGCAAATATATTTCATATAACTTGTGAAACAGAAGAAAAAATAATAAGTAAAGTAAAACTCTATAACTTTATAACAGACATCTATACAGGCAATATACAGGTAGATATGCAGGGTAAAGAATATGAAGTATCATCAGATAAATCAAGCGGAGAATTTACAGTAGATGTTAGATTAAGCATATTAGATGAAGCATTAAAAGAAGAAGATATAAATGATAAACCATATTATATGTATGTAAATAAAACAGGAGAAATATTTGAAAGCAAAATAAGCAATGGCAGTGCATCCTTTTATTATAACCCAGAAGAAACAAACAGTAACCAGAAAGTATTGTTTTCTTTTAATAAGGCAGATTTTGCAAGTAAAAAGGCAGCTAACAGCAAAAGTTTAGATTTTATGCTGATAAATAAGACAGACAGGAAAAATAAAAAAGCAGAAAGAACTTTTAATATAAATTTAATGGATGTGTTTCATAATGTTATAGATAAAATAGAACTTGTTAATATAGATGAGTTATCTGCAAAAGATGATTTTTTTATCTGTGAACATCATTTTAATGTTCATACATCTTCAGAGTATATAGATAAAATCCAATGGGGATATTTTACCATACCACTCAATAAATTAAATATACTGTATGATAAAGATAAAATAGTAAATTATAAAGAAATAGAATATATCAATACAGGAGATTGTTTTCATTTTACACCAAGCAGTATATTTAATGAAGAAAAAAGAAACCAGCTGCATCAAAATCAAGAGATAGTAATAGTAGCTGCAATATATAATAAATCATTAATATTTCTTAAAGGTTTTAAAGGATATAATTTTTATATAATCTTTCCTGATAAGAAACCGATCTTTAATAAGCTGCAATTATCAGAAAAATATACATCCTATTATGGAAGGTCATTGTATGTTATCAATGTTGAAAATGAAGCAGAATATTTATACAATAAAGACCCAGAATTATGCTTGAAAGGTAATCCAAAAGATGATAATATTAGAAAACTATATACTTTTGGTATAAAAATAGAAGCCGACAATTATGATAATAATTTTAATCATTTTTCATATGGTATAGCAGGTTTAAAATGGTTAAAAATTACTATACGAACAGATTTAAAATCAAATTACAAGAAAGAAGATGATAATAATAGAGAAATATGGGAATTATCATTAAAAGAAGCCTGCAAAGAAATAATAGATAAATATAAAAATAATCCATTAGAAATAGATTTTGCATCCTTTAGCACAGATAAAATAGAAGTTACAGGTAATGTGAGTGTTATAGCAGCATCTAATAGTGAAGTAAAAAAAGCATGCGATTTAAAAGAATATAGGTATCAAGGAAGTATTGTATATAATGAAGATAAAAATACTTATTATTATGTGCTAAATAATAGCGAGCAGGAATGTGCAGTTATCTTATGTCCATTTATAGATAATCCTGTATTAGAACAAGGTAAATATATTCAACTTGGTTTTGATGCTGTTGATGTAGCAAATTATATGGCAGGGGAAATTGAAAATAATTTAAAAAGCAGTGTTGCTCAAGATATTATAAGGTTCTCAAATCCATTTTATGATATGATACCGTTATATGGAACAGCTCAACCATATTTTTTGTTTTATGAAGCAGTAAAAACAGATAGTTTTTGGGACCATAAGTGGCAGTTATCAGCCTTATTTCCAAGTATGGGCTTATCAAGGCGTTATCATCATGTATATAGAGATAAAGAAATCCCATATGATGTATGGTCTAATATACATTTTGGTGTAATAGGTAAATATTGTAGATTTAGTGAAAATACATTATTAGTTGGAGCAGACATTGCTCAGAGAATTTCTAATAGAGACGATATAAAGCAGTTAAGTAATAATATGAAAGATACATTAGAAACTATTGATAATACAAAAGACATTATACAACTTATTTATAATATAAAAGATATTTTTAAACTTATGATTCCCGAAGGTGATTCAGAAAGTGATAAGTCAGCAATAAAACTTGGTTTTTCTTTGTATAATTTTTATGAACAAACTAATACTATTAAAGCAGATAAGATATTATCATATGTGATTTCCGACAATATATTAATGAAACAATAA
- a CDS encoding polymorphic toxin type 44 domain-containing protein — protein MNEEYINDRLYYMYVNKTGEIFESKISNGRASFYYNPEETNSNQKVLFSFNKADFASKKAANSKSLDFMLINKTDRKNKKAERTFNINLMDVFHNVIDKIELVNIDELSAKDDFFICEHHFNVHTSSEYIDKIQWGYFTIPLNQLNILYDKDKILNYKEIEYINTGDCFHFTPSSIFNEEKRKQLHQNQEVIIVAASYNKSLIFLKGLKGYNFYIIFPDKKPIFNKLYLSEKYTSYYGRSLYVINVENEAEYLYNKDPELCLKGNPKDDNIRKLYTFGIKIEADNYDNNFNHFSYGIAGLKWLKINITTALKVKETDDNKKEKELSLKEACKEIIDKYKNNPLDIDFASFSTDKIEVTGNVSVIAASNSEVKKACDLKEYRYQGSIVYNKDKNIYYYVLNNSEQECAVILCPFIERAVLEQGKYIQLGFDAVDVANYMAGEIENNLKSSVAQDIIRFSNPFYDMIPLYGTAQPYFLFYEAVKTDSFWDHKWQLSALFPSMGLSRRYHHVYRDKEIPYDVWANIHFGVIGKYCRFSENTLLYGADVDQKWSNRSFTQGDTQCDKVAIKIGFSLYDNYIQGRSINAGIVLSHIVDNNFFKYSFYKWECIDE, from the coding sequence TTGAATGAAGAATATATAAATGATAGATTATACTATATGTATGTAAATAAAACAGGAGAAATATTTGAGAGCAAAATAAGCAATGGCAGAGCATCCTTTTATTATAACCCAGAAGAAACAAACAGTAACCAGAAAGTATTGTTTTCTTTTAATAAGGCAGATTTTGCAAGTAAAAAGGCAGCTAACAGCAAAAGTTTAGATTTTATGCTGATAAATAAGACAGACAGGAAAAATAAAAAAGCAGAAAGAACTTTTAATATAAATTTAATGGATGTGTTTCATAATGTTATAGATAAAATAGAACTTGTTAATATAGATGAGTTATCTGCAAAAGATGATTTTTTTATCTGTGAACATCATTTTAATGTTCATACATCTTCAGAGTATATAGATAAAATCCAATGGGGATATTTTACTATACCACTCAATCAATTAAATATACTGTATGATAAAGATAAAATATTAAATTATAAAGAAATAGAATATATCAATACAGGAGATTGTTTTCATTTTACACCAAGCAGTATATTTAATGAAGAAAAAAGAAAACAGCTGCATCAAAATCAAGAGGTAATAATAGTAGCTGCATCATATAATAAATCATTAATATTTCTTAAAGGTTTGAAAGGATATAATTTTTATATAATCTTTCCTGATAAAAAACCGATATTTAATAAGCTTTACTTATCAGAAAAATATACATCCTATTATGGCAGGTCATTGTATGTTATCAATGTTGAAAATGAAGCAGAATATTTATACAATAAAGACCCAGAATTATGCTTGAAAGGTAATCCAAAAGATGATAATATTAGAAAACTATATACTTTTGGTATAAAAATAGAAGCCGACAATTATGATAATAATTTTAATCATTTTTCATATGGTATAGCAGGTTTGAAATGGTTAAAAATAAACATTACAACAGCCTTAAAAGTAAAAGAAACAGATGACAATAAGAAAGAGAAAGAATTATCGTTAAAAGAAGCCTGCAAAGAAATAATAGATAAATATAAAAATAATCCATTAGATATAGATTTTGCATCCTTTAGCACAGATAAAATAGAAGTTACAGGTAATGTGAGTGTTATAGCAGCATCTAATAGTGAAGTAAAAAAAGCATGCGATTTAAAAGAATATAGGTATCAAGGAAGTATTGTATATAATAAAGATAAAAATATTTATTATTATGTGCTAAATAATAGCGAGCAGGAATGTGCAGTTATCTTATGTCCATTTATAGAAAGGGCAGTATTAGAACAAGGCAAATATATTCAACTTGGCTTTGATGCTGTTGATGTAGCAAATTATATGGCAGGGGAAATTGAAAATAATTTAAAAAGCAGTGTTGCTCAAGATATTATAAGGTTCTCAAATCCATTTTATGATATGATACCGTTATATGGAACAGCTCAACCATATTTTTTATTTTATGAAGCAGTAAAAACAGATAGTTTTTGGGACCATAAGTGGCAGTTATCAGCCTTGTTTCCAAGTATGGGCTTATCAAGGCGTTATCATCATGTATATAGAGATAAAGAAATCCCATATGATGTATGGGCAAATATACATTTTGGAGTAATAGGTAAATATTGTAGATTTAGTGAAAACACATTATTATATGGAGCAGATGTGGATCAGAAATGGTCTAATAGATCTTTCACACAAGGTGATACTCAATGTGATAAAGTTGCTATCAAAATAGGTTTTTCTCTATATGATAACTATATACAAGGCCGCTCAATAAATGCTGGTATTGTGTTATCACATATAGTTGATAATAATTTTTTTAAATATTCTTTTTACAAATGGGAGTGTATAGATGAATAA